CGGCGTTATACGCTTTTTTACATGTCCCTTGCGTGGCATTAGGACCAAACCTCCCTTTAAATTCTAGTTATTTAGGTCTGCGAGCACCGTAGAGCGAACGGCTCTGACGACGATTTTCGACGCCGCCGCAGTCAAGAGTCCCTCTGATTATGTGATAACGCACACCGGGCAAGTCCTTTACACGTCCGCCGCGGACAAGCACAACAGAGTGTTCCTGAAGATTATGACCGACGCCCGGGATATAAGCTGTAACTTCGATCCCGTTAGTAAGGCGCACACGCGCTACCTTACGAAGAGCAGAGTTAGGCTTCTTTGGGGTCACCGTATAAACGCGCGTACATACGCCGCGGCGCTGCGGATTCTCCTGAAGCGCAGGGGCGCTTGAACGACGCCTTTTGTCTTCCCTGCCGTTACGAATAAGCTGACTGATTGTTGGCAAATAGCTCCCTCCTTCCCTTATTTATATTTCTTTCTACTTTTTAAGAAGAGCTGCCGCTGCCGTCTTCCTTGCAATGGCACATGCTCTCCCTAACTGCATTGAATCCTCCGCCCACTCAATGGGCACTCCGCCTGCTTCCGCCGCCCTTGTGATCTCCTTCAGCAACGCCGGATCGGCTTCTTTGGACAAGAAGACCTTTCTTATACAGCCTGCCTTTAGATTACGGAGAACTGAGTTGATGCCTGCTATTCTTTCCTCTGTTGCCAGTTCGTACAAAGGCACACGAACACCTCCTGTGCAAAGGCGCACCAGAGTATAATAACAGCGGAAGCACTCAGTGTCAATAATCACATCTGCATCCGCTGTTATTTTTTTACAAAAGAAATATTTTACGTATTTTCGCCTATTTTGATTGGGATATCATCCTTGCACTGCCGGTACTGTCTCCGGTTTAGCTGAGATGCTTGCGGACACCTCTGAGACCTCCACTTTTCTGTATCTTTCAATGCCTGTTCCAGCTGGTATCAAAAGCCCTATTATTACGTTTTCCTTGAGTCCGACAAGGTTGTCCACGTCTCCTCTTACAGCCGCCGCAGCCAATACCTGTGCCGTCTGCTGGAACGATGCTGCGGACAGGAAGCTGTCTGTAGCGAGCGCGGCCTTTGTTACACCGTGAACGACCGGACGCCATTGCGGCTCTTCCCTGAGCCTTCTTACAAACGACACCCTCTGGATGAGCTGTTTGTGATCCGAGGCTGCCTGCTTGGGTCTGACAGTAATGTTATCGGAGGCAGCAGAAGCGAGTTTGTCAAGGATATCGCTGTTTATCTCGAGCCCGGCTTCTGCAATGACATTGCCCTTCTCGTCCTTTACTGTCTCAAGCAGGATCTTGCCAAGAGCCTTTTCCGTAAGGACCTGCCTGATTATTTTCTC
The window above is part of the Synergistaceae bacterium genome. Proteins encoded here:
- the rpsL gene encoding 30S ribosomal protein S12, with the protein product MPTISQLIRNGREDKRRRSSAPALQENPQRRGVCTRVYTVTPKKPNSALRKVARVRLTNGIEVTAYIPGVGHNLQEHSVVLVRGGRVKDLPGVRYHIIRGTLDCGGVENRRQSRSLYGARRPK
- a CDS encoding ribosomal L7Ae/L30e/S12e/Gadd45 family protein; this translates as MPLYELATEERIAGINSVLRNLKAGCIRKVFLSKEADPALLKEITRAAEAGGVPIEWAEDSMQLGRACAIARKTAAAALLKK